A stretch of Candidatus Purcelliella pentastirinorum DNA encodes these proteins:
- the miaB gene encoding tRNA (N6-isopentenyl adenosine(37)-C2)-methylthiotransferase MiaB codes for MSRKFFIKTWGCQMNEYDSLKMAELLKVKNGYIHTKNINDADILLLNTCSIREKAQEKVFHQLGRWKKIKNKKNGLLICVGGCVASQEGKYILKRASFVDIVFGPKTIHHLPNMINKLIHNNDTKIINIKCKTLEKFNYLPELKYFNFIASITIMEGCNKFCSFCIVPYTRGKELSRPVDDILFEINQLVDCGLKELTLLGQNVNAYKGIDSSGKIYNFSMLLRKISEIHNIKRIKFTSNHPLHFTDDIIDVYRDVPKIMSSLHLPVQSGSDKILKLMKRGHTISYYKNIIKKLISVRPEIRISSDFIVGFPGENEEDFNKTIQLISEINFDHSYSFIYSKRKYTQAYHINDLVSHQRKQKRLYKLQNLIKKQTNIWSGSMVGTKQTILVEGKSRWNDKFYFGRTHTNKIVNFIGNFNTIGEFIKLKVTNLYKNMLFGEI; via the coding sequence ATGAGTAGAAAATTTTTTATAAAAACATGGGGATGCCAAATGAATGAATATGATTCATTAAAAATGGCAGAATTATTAAAAGTAAAAAATGGTTATATACATACTAAAAATATAAATGATGCAGATATTCTATTATTGAATACATGTTCTATACGTGAAAAAGCACAAGAAAAAGTTTTTCATCAATTAGGTAGATGGAAAAAAATAAAAAATAAAAAAAATGGTTTATTAATATGCGTAGGAGGGTGTGTTGCTAGTCAAGAAGGAAAATATATTTTAAAAAGAGCAAGTTTTGTTGATATTGTTTTTGGTCCAAAAACAATACATCATTTACCAAATATGATTAATAAACTTATACATAATAATGATACAAAAATTATAAATATTAAATGTAAAACTTTAGAAAAATTTAATTATTTACCTGAATTGAAATATTTTAATTTTATTGCATCTATTACAATAATGGAAGGTTGTAATAAATTTTGTAGTTTTTGTATAGTACCTTATACTAGAGGAAAAGAATTAAGCAGACCTGTCGATGATATTTTGTTTGAAATTAATCAATTAGTTGATTGTGGTTTAAAAGAATTAACATTATTAGGGCAAAATGTAAATGCATATAAAGGTATTGATTCTAGTGGTAAAATTTACAATTTTTCCATGCTTTTACGTAAAATATCAGAAATACATAATATTAAACGTATAAAATTTACTAGCAATCATCCTTTACATTTTACAGATGATATTATTGATGTTTATCGTGATGTTCCTAAAATCATGAGTTCTTTACATTTACCTGTGCAAAGTGGATCAGATAAAATATTAAAATTAATGAAAAGAGGGCATACTATTTCTTATTATAAAAATATAATTAAAAAACTAATATCTGTAAGACCAGAAATTCGTATTAGTTCTGATTTTATAGTAGGTTTTCCAGGTGAAAATGAAGAGGATTTTAATAAAACAATTCAATTAATTTCAGAAATAAATTTTGATCATAGTTATAGTTTTATTTATTCAAAAAGAAAATATACGCAAGCATATCATATAAATGATCTTGTATCTCATCAAAGAAAACAAAAACGTTTATATAAATTACAAAATTTAATAAAAAAACAAACTAATATTTGGAGTGGATCTATGGTTGGTACAAAACAAACTATTTTAGTAGAAGGTAAATCTAGGTGGAATGATAAATTTTATTTTGGCCGTACGCATACAAATAAAATTGTTAATTTTATAGGAAATTTTAATACAATAGGTGAATTTATTAAATTAAAAGTTACTAATTTATATAAGAATATGTTATTTGGTGAAATTTAA
- the aroK gene encoding shikimate kinase AroK: MMKKNNIFLIGPVGSGKSTIGKHLSKKLNMEFYDSDKEIEKRTGVDIGWIFDLEGEEGFRKRENKIILELTDKQGIILAAGVEVIKNKNNKNRLSARGIVIYLKTSIEKQLSRTKHDKKKLFWKKQNTILYHKLKKLEKKNNLIYKDIADFTILTDKYNTKKITHQIIKILENK; encoded by the coding sequence ATAATGAAAAAAAATAATATATTTCTAATTGGTCCTGTAGGATCAGGTAAAAGTACTATAGGAAAACATTTATCAAAAAAACTTAACATGGAATTTTATGATTCAGATAAAGAAATAGAAAAAAGAACAGGAGTGGATATAGGATGGATATTTGATTTGGAAGGAGAAGAAGGTTTTAGAAAAAGAGAAAATAAAATAATTTTAGAACTAACAGATAAACAAGGTATAATATTAGCTGCAGGAGTAGAAGTAATAAAAAATAAAAATAATAAAAATAGATTGTCTGCTAGAGGTATAGTAATATATTTAAAAACAAGTATAGAAAAACAATTATCTCGTACTAAACACGACAAAAAAAAATTATTTTGGAAAAAACAAAATACAATTTTGTATCATAAGTTAAAAAAACTTGAAAAAAAAAATAATTTAATATACAAAGATATAGCAGATTTCACCATTTTAACTGACAAATACAATACTAAAAAAATAACACATCAAATCATCAAAATTTTAGAAAATAAGTAA
- the rpe gene encoding ribulose-phosphate 3-epimerase, which translates to MKKFLLAPSILSANFAKLGEDIKKVILAGCDMIHYDVMDNHYVSNLTMGPMILKSLKKYGINVPIDVHIMAKPVDNLIKQFIEIGVDYISFHPETSKNIYNTIQIIKKNGCKVGIAINPYTSLNCLNYIINEIDMILIMSVNPGLEGQKFIPFILNKLYDVNKLIKKNDHDILLEVDGGIKINNICKIAKTGVDIFVFGTEIFKKNNYNKTIYKMKKELRKIIF; encoded by the coding sequence ATGAAAAAGTTTTTATTAGCACCATCTATTTTATCAGCTAATTTTGCTAAATTAGGAGAAGATATAAAAAAAGTTATATTAGCTGGATGTGATATGATTCATTATGATGTTATGGACAATCATTATGTATCAAATTTAACTATGGGACCAATGATATTAAAAAGTTTAAAAAAATATGGTATAAATGTACCTATTGATGTACATATAATGGCGAAACCAGTAGATAATCTTATAAAACAATTTATTGAAATTGGAGTTGACTATATTAGCTTTCACCCGGAAACAAGTAAAAATATTTATAATACAATACAGATTATTAAAAAAAATGGATGTAAAGTTGGAATAGCAATAAATCCTTATACTTCATTAAATTGTTTAAATTATATTATAAATGAAATAGATATGATTTTAATTATGTCAGTCAATCCAGGGTTAGAAGGACAAAAATTTATTCCTTTTATTCTAAATAAATTGTATGATGTTAATAAATTAATTAAAAAAAATGATCATGATATTTTATTGGAAGTTGATGGAGGTATCAAAATAAATAATATTTGTAAAATAGCAAAAACAGGAGTAGATATTTTTGTTTTCGGAACTGAAATTTTTAAAAAAAATAATTATAATAAAACAATATATAAAATGAAAAAAGAACTAAGAAAAATAATTTTTTAA
- the metK gene encoding methionine adenosyltransferase has product MTKYYFTSESVSEGHSDKIADQISDAILDAILIQDSEARVACETYIKSNFVLVGGEITTNASINIEDIVRNTIRKIGYIDSNSDFNADSCNITNIINKQSKDIERGIYNINPYNQGAGDQGSIFGYATNETDVFMPAPILYAHRLVKRQSEVRKNGKLSWLRPDAKSQITFQYENNNIINIDNVVFSTQHSEDISYKELREAVMDEIIKPVLPDKWLNLKTKFLINPTGKFVIGGPICDCGLTGRKIIVDTYGSTARHGGGAFSGKDPSKMDRSASYAARYIAKNIVAAGLADRCEIQISYAIGIAKPTSIMIDAFGTEKISIKNLIYLVNNLFDLRPYGLIKMLDLLHPIYLNTAVYGHFGRNEFPWEKIDKKNILHSSI; this is encoded by the coding sequence ATGACAAAATATTATTTTACATCTGAATCCGTATCCGAAGGACATTCAGATAAAATTGCTGATCAAATATCTGATGCTATCTTAGATGCTATTTTAATTCAAGATTCTGAAGCTCGTGTTGCTTGTGAAACATATATAAAATCTAATTTTGTATTAGTTGGAGGTGAAATTACAACAAATGCTTCAATTAATATTGAAGATATAGTACGTAACACTATTAGAAAAATTGGATATATTGATTCCAATTCAGATTTTAATGCTGATTCTTGTAATATAACTAATATTATAAATAAACAATCAAAAGATATTGAAAGAGGTATATATAATATTAATCCGTATAATCAAGGAGCTGGAGATCAGGGTTCAATATTTGGTTACGCTACAAATGAAACTGATGTATTTATGCCAGCACCCATTCTATATGCTCATAGATTAGTTAAACGTCAATCTGAAGTTAGAAAAAATGGTAAATTATCTTGGTTACGTCCTGATGCAAAAAGTCAAATTACTTTTCAATATGAAAATAATAATATTATTAATATTGATAATGTTGTATTTTCTACACAACATTCAGAAGATATTTCTTATAAAGAATTAAGAGAAGCTGTAATGGATGAAATAATAAAACCTGTTTTGCCTGATAAATGGTTAAATCTAAAAACTAAATTTTTAATTAACCCCACTGGTAAATTTGTTATTGGAGGACCTATATGCGATTGTGGGTTGACAGGAAGAAAAATAATAGTTGATACTTATGGTAGTACAGCTAGACATGGAGGTGGTGCTTTTTCTGGAAAAGACCCTTCAAAAATGGACAGATCCGCATCCTATGCAGCTAGATATATTGCAAAAAATATAGTTGCTGCTGGTTTAGCTGATCGTTGTGAAATTCAAATATCATATGCTATTGGTATTGCTAAACCAACATCTATCATGATAGATGCTTTTGGTACAGAAAAAATTAGTATAAAAAATTTAATTTATTTAGTTAACAATTTATTTGATTTACGTCCTTATGGATTAATTAAAATGTTAGATTTATTACATCCTATTTATTTAAATACTGCTGTTTATGGACATTTTGGAAGAAATGAATTTCCTTGGGAAAAAATAGATAAAAAAAATATATTGCACTCTTCAATTTAA